The proteins below are encoded in one region of Anguilla anguilla isolate fAngAng1 chromosome 3, fAngAng1.pri, whole genome shotgun sequence:
- the LOC118222679 gene encoding helix-loop-helix protein 2-like: MMLSPDQPGADLPWGQSDTESVLHDIKIGCVSDEPMDGEGKTRTLVPQTLSREEKRRRRRATAKYRSAHATRERIRVEAFNVAFAELRKLLPTLPPDKKLSKIEILRLAICYISYLNHVLDV, from the coding sequence ATGATGCTGAGTCCAGATCAACCTGGTGCCGACCTCCCTTGGGGCCAGTCCGACACTGAATCGGTCCTCCACGACATCAAAATTGGCTGTGTCTCCGATGAGCCGATGGATGGAGAGGGGAAGACGAGGACCCTCGTTCCACAGACTCTGAGCAGGGAAGAGAAGCGACGGAGGCGGCGTGCGACCGCAAAATACCGCTCTGCTCACGCTACCCGCGAGCGCATCCGCGTCGAAGCCTTCAATGTGGCCTTCGCCGAACTGAGGAAGTTGCTGCCGACCCTTCCGCCTGACAAGAAGCTTTCCAAAATCGAAATTCTTAGGCTTGCCATTTGCTACATCTCCTATCTCAACCACGTTTTGGACGTTTAG